The Echinicola jeungdonensis genome segment CATCAATTATGGAAAAAAGACCTGGAAGAAGCCCTGAATATTAACCCAGGCCATATAAGTAGTTATTGTCTGACTATAGAACCGAAAACCGTGCTGGGTAGGTGGACGGAAAAAGAAAGGTTCTTGCCTTCTTCGGAAGATTTTAATGCTGAACAATTTGAGATATTGCAGGCAGAAATGGGAAAAGCCGGCTACATCCAGTATGAAATTTCCAACTTTAGCTTACCTGGTGCATTTGCCCTCCACAACAGCAATTATTGGAAAGGGGTCCCCTATTTGGGAGTGGGCCCAAGTGCACATTCTTATAACGGCATCGACCGGCAACATAACCTGGCCAATAATGCCAAGTACCTTCAAAGTCTTGAAAAGGGTATTATACCTTTCGAAAGGGATGAACTCAGTTGGCAAGACAGGTTAAATGAATATTTACTTACTTCTTTGCGAACAATTTGGGGTGCCAGTCTTTATAAAATTTTAAAAGAATTCAGAGTGGATTTGTTGGAGCAAAAACAGGCTCAGTTAGAAAGTTTCCAAAAGGAAAAACTATTGGAAATCCAGGCCAATCAACTAATTCTCACTTCAAAAGGCCGTTTACTAGCAGATCATATTGCGGCCCAGTTATTTGTTTGAACGCAAAATCCCTACCTTTAAAACCATGAGCAGATATAAAGATAAATTTTCAAGAAAAAAGGACATCACCCCTTTAAAAGAAGCTTTTGAGGATTTGCTTCAGGCTTATAAACTCAAAGACCGTTTTAATGAAAGAAAGGTGGTCAGTGCCTGGGGAGAATTGATGGGGAGGTCCATTGCTAACCGAACTTCTCAGTTATTTGTCAGAGAGAAAAAACTCTATGTCAAACTTACATCAGGTCCCATAAAAAAAGAGCTCATGATGAACAAATCAAAAGTCCTCCAAATCATAGAGGACAAATTTGGTAAGGAAACCATCGAGGATATTATTTTCCTGTAAATCCCTTATTGAATGGTTATCAGCCTATTGATCCTGGGCTGCAAAAACTCTCTTCAAAATGGCAGAGGTCCTTTCTGCAGGATTTTCCCGGATAGCTTTTTCTTCCTGAGCAATCAACTTAAAAAGCCCATCAATGGCCCTTTCTGTTACGTATCCCTTTAAATCAGGATTGAGCTTATTGGTAGTAGTAGGAAAAGCATTGTAAGTATTTACTATTTCGCCATAATATC includes the following:
- the hemW gene encoding radical SAM family heme chaperone HemW; translation: MAGIYIHIPFCKKACHYCDFHFSTNTQLKGKMVDMICRELELQKNYLGNQHFIDTVYFGGGTPSLLSQEEIGKILNTISRHYSLSLKELTMEANPDDLSPAKLQTLKCLGVDRLSIGIQSFNDQVLKFYNRSHNAGEAFQCIENARKTGFEKLSIDLMYGFPQADHQLWKKDLEEALNINPGHISSYCLTIEPKTVLGRWTEKERFLPSSEDFNAEQFEILQAEMGKAGYIQYEISNFSLPGAFALHNSNYWKGVPYLGVGPSAHSYNGIDRQHNLANNAKYLQSLEKGIIPFERDELSWQDRLNEYLLTSLRTIWGASLYKILKEFRVDLLEQKQAQLESFQKEKLLEIQANQLILTSKGRLLADHIAAQLFV
- a CDS encoding DUF721 domain-containing protein, with protein sequence MSRYKDKFSRKKDITPLKEAFEDLLQAYKLKDRFNERKVVSAWGELMGRSIANRTSQLFVREKKLYVKLTSGPIKKELMMNKSKVLQIIEDKFGKETIEDIIFL